One window from the genome of Plasmodium relictum strain SGS1 genome assembly, chromosome: 12 encodes:
- the ATCase gene encoding aspartate carbamoyltransferase, putative, whose protein sequence is MIEVLCYIYTTVAILIAAVFVYIVSAKKKKKFIIDKKFYLNRKYNIDLDKIIKKMKNKHVINIDDIDDDELLAIIFTSKKFETLLKNNEDCKYLDSKTFCSIFLEPSTRTRCSFDSAILKLGSKVINITDMNSTSFYKGETIQDAFTILSKYVDGIIYRDPSNNNIDLAIKSSSKPIINAGNGTGEHPTQSLLDFYTIYNFFPHILERYEKKKINVAFVGDLKNGRTVHSLSKLLSRYNVNFIFISCKSLEAPENLITTITNNLKKNGFYNKNSIKKYDNLEKGLKDAHIIYMTRIQKERFSDLNEYNTYKDAFILDNKALKNTRKDAKILHPLPRVNEIKVEVDEDPRSVYFLQAENGLYVRMALLYLIFS, encoded by the exons atgattgaAGTATTGTGTTATATATACACAACAGTTGCAATTTTAATAGCAGCAGTATTTGTTTATATAGTTtcagcaaaaaaaaaaaaaaaatttataatagataaaaaattttatttaaacagGAAATACAACATAGatttagataaaattattaaaaaaatgaaaaataaacatGTTATTAATATTGATGATATAGACGACGATGAATTATTAGCAATAATATTCACatctaaaaaatttgaaaccttattaaaaaataatgaagattGTAAATATTTAGATAGTAAAACTTTCTGTAGCATATTTTTAGAACCAAGCACAAGAACTAGATGTTCCTTTGATTCTGCAATTTTAAAACTTGGTTCAAAGGTAATAAATATCACTGATATGAACTCTACATCCTTTTACAAAGGAGAAACTATCCAAGATGCATTTACaattttatcaaaatatGTTGATGGTATTATATACAGGGATCCAtcaaat AACAATATAGATCTTGCTATTAAGTCATCAAGCAAGCCAATAATTAATGCAGGAAATGGCACAGGAGAACATCCAACTCAATCGCTTTTAGACTTTTACactatttataattttttcccTCATATTTTAGAAAgatatgaaaagaaaaaaattaacgtTGCATTTGTTggtgatttaaaaaatggaaGAACTGTTCATTCACTTAGTAAATTACTTAGTAGATACAAtgttaatttcatttttatatcatgTAAATCATTAGAAGCTCCTGAAAATTTGATAACCACTATaactaataatttaaaaaaaaatggattttacaataaaaactctataaaaaaatatgataatttagaaaaaggATTAAAAGACGcacatataatatatatgacaAGGATACAAAAAGAAAGATTTTCagatttaaatgaatataatactTATAAAGATGCTTTCATTTTAGACAACAAAGCCCTAAAAAATACGAGAAAAGATGCTAAg attCTTCACCCTCTTCCAAGAGTTAACGAAATAAAAGTAGAAGTAGATGAAGATCCAAGAAGTGTTTATTTTCTACAGGCAGAAAATGGTTTATATGTGAGAATGGCTTTGttatatcttattttttcatag